GAATTTGGGTACCCTGGCATTCTGGTCTCAGTTGGTGTGCACAACCGTTTCGGCTGGGATCTTGTCGTTCTCCGCAGTTGCTACCGGGAATGCAACATCTCCCTTCACATTCTATGCGACCGGGCTTGGCATCGTTGCGGCCTTTGTGTCGGTGTTCCGGTCATTTGGTTACATCCGTCTTTCCAAAACGCTCAGGAGAACAGCAACCGAGCCTGCAAAGGTACTCAAGTTTCCCAAATAATGTCCCACTGGGCTATCGTTTCCTTTTCTGAAAAGCCATTGCTTCTACGCACCCACTGCCTTTGCATATGGGAGTGTGTGCATGACGTCTGATCTTGCCTACCTGTCGACAATCAACCTGATCTCATGAACACACCCAACTCATTTGATGGCATATGGTACCGTAATGTCATGGTACAACAATGCATCACGCTGTGGCCTACTTGATCTGTTTTGAACTAGCATAATATTAATTGGTTCTGCTTATATATGCATTTTAGCCGAAACTAAGTCGAGTGGCTCCTTCTCCAGGCTCCTCCGCGTGCGGCTGTGGTTAAAAACCTGAGGAACAGTATTGTACTCAGCGTTGTCGGGATGGGCGCTGCGGTCCTCGGGATGCAGGCGACTGTTGGTGCTTTGGTAGCAAAAGCTCTCACCACCTCCTCAGTGCCCTACTACCAGGGGATATCCGCTGGCCAGAGCCCAGTTCTTGCTCTGGATGTTTTTCTTGTTCAGGTATGCATTGTATCTTCCCTTCATTTTGATTGTTTGCAGAACGAAAAGAGCTTCCAGGGGTTGGTCCTTTCCCTCCCATCTTGCAAAGTGGTCTGTTTGAGCTTTGTAATGCGAACCTTGATCTACAGGGTTGGTAACAAAATGTGCAATCTTCACAAATATAGTAATAAGAACACCTTTAAATTGTCGGACATAGGATCGCATTTCAAAACCTAAGAAAGTATTAGTCTCTTCGATCCATATGAATTGTCGCTGAAACGGATGTATCTGGGGAGTAGAATCTTTTTTAACTTGGCACTTCATTTTGAGTATTAATTGTCATCGTCTCTCATCGTGGACAGGCTTCAGCCAACACCATCCTCTCGCATTTTCTCGGGCTATCGAGCTCGCTGGAGCTACTGCGGTCCGTGACAATCTCTCCAGCGGATGCCGGCCCCGTCCCTCGACCGGCATGACCGCATGAGCTACAAACAAACACGGCATACGGCTCCAGTTTTTTTTCAACTTTTTTGGTTCTGCAACTGTATTCTGGCAGCAGTTTTTTTTTTCGTTCTTCCTTTTTGTGTGTAGATCTTCTCGTTTGGTGACAAGTATCAGTATGTCCAGCTAGCTTGATTTTGCTCATGTGCAACTATCTACATATACTTGATGAAGAAAAGGAAATCTGTGTCGTCGAACCTCTGCTTATTGCTTCAAACATATGAAGAGAAAAGTACTCCTATACACGTCTACGGTTTGCGCCATCCGCTGATAACAAAACGATCTGATACACGAGCAGCATACCGCTATACCAGTGTGTGACCAAACACCCCATGGGCTATGGTCCACAAGTAGATGCACAGGAAACTCACAAAGGCAAACTCGAAATAAAGTTGCATTTCTTCTATCACAGATATGGTATGTGTTTTTACATTCAACACACAGGTAATACAGCCAGTTGCTACCAATGAAACCTATGTATAAGTACAAGATGAATGGAAATGAGATgttaaaaaggaaagaaaaaaggaTGACAAGGCATGTTTTCCCTATCTATatatgggtatgtcgaagagaaAAGCCAGTCAGCGCTGCAGCTTGGTGTGGCGCAGCAAAGCACTATATCAACAGCGGGTATCCGAGATAACCGAAAAACTTGTCAAACCCTTGTTCTTCTCGCCGGTCCGAGTCAGCTTGAGCACCAATCTGCATGTCCAAAACTTGAAATCCCCTTAGCACTGTCCCATCAGCCATCAAACTCTTTACCCTCATGATCCGAAGCGGCTTTGCCCGCACGCTGAAATGTTGAACTTTCCCCAGTCCAAGTTCCAGCAGCTGTTAGCCTGTCACACTCTTGCCGTTCTCATGATCCGAAGAGGTTTGATTAGTGCATCAAGATCATCAGCCTCCCTGCCGAGTTCCCCTGAGTCCAGTTCCATCAGCTGTATGCTGTCCGGCGCATCAACACCCGGTATGCTGCCTGGCCCATCAACACTCTGTATACTGTCCGGCACATCAACACTCTGTATGCTGTCCAGCGCTGATGCGCCTTCTTCACCATCAATGTCAAGTGTGATAAAGTCAGTGAAGTCCCCACCTGAGAAAATATCATGTTGCTGTTTCTGTCTGTCATCTTGGCCTGAAGAAACTTTGCTTGTCTCGCTGTCATGTCTAATGCTGGTGTCAAAATACCGTCCCCAGCTACTGTTTTGGGGGGTGTCTGGTCTGCTTCTCTTAGATTTGATTGTCTTCTTGGTGGGGTGATGAAGTTTGCACGTAGATTGTTGTGGGCACTCTCCTGTTGCCTCAAAGACTGGGCATGCGTAGCTGTGCTTTTTACGACACTGCTTGTAACAGAGGATTAATTCAAGACCATGAAAAGATTAGCAATCTCAGTTCAGAGCATAAAAAAAGATCATGGAAGCCCCAAAGTTCAAAAGCTGAACCTGGTTCCAATGCAAAACCATGCTTATAAACTACACTGCAAGCATATCTGGCACAAACAAGTTCCAGCAAAACAAAGAACCTACTAACAAAATCTTCATTTTGATAACCTATCAACAGTTAAACGCTAAACCACACTGGATAATCCTCGTTGACACGACTAAGAACATGCATGTCCTCCTAGATCCCAGCAAAAACACAAGAGGTCTCATGCAGTAAATTATACCTACCAAGGAACTTTAAATTAATAATACTAAATGATTGGCAGGAGGGTAGGGCATATTATAGTTTACATCACATTCTTTAAGGGACATTTTTCACAATGGTTCAGTTCTGGGTTTTTTTCTGGCAAGTTAACTATCAGCTTTTGAGGACAATGCTGAATTCCACCCCCTAGCAATGGTAATACTTGAATAAGATTGAAAGATTTCAGTAGTATCATTAAGTACCTCATCACCATCTGCACAGTATCCCTTTAGAAAATCTTCACAGGCAGGAGCCTTAGAGTTCACTTTCACATGCCTATAGGGACAAGCTGTGTTGGTACAGAGACCTGCCAGAATACAAATCATATGATCAAGAAAAATGTTGCAGAAACAAAATTCTAAAATGATGCACTGCGAATGAAATGAATCACCTTTCAGAAAATAAGAACAATCTTGCATTCTTTCCGGGAGGACCTGCAGAACATACTCTTACAATGAAAGAAGTGTCAAATGCAAGATAGGCAGTAGAATCAAGAAGAAATGTCTTACCTTGTGAGTGAGTTTACAGCTAGTATCAGAACACAGGCCTTTAAGAAATTTAGTGCAAATAGTCACTTTAGCAGGGTCATGAATATAGCGACACTCGCCCTTAGGCTTCTTGCACTCGCCAAACCGAGTGAAGAATTGACAGTACTGTCGTTTCTTTGCCAGGCGTGATCTAACAGTGTGCAAACTCCATCGAACTTTCTCATTTGCTAGCATGCGAGTTACTTTTTTGGGGTTTCTAACCAGTTGGTTACCTTTGCTAACACGCACATATCTGTTTCAGAATAAAGAGAATCAGAGAATAAATCAAAGTTGAAAGATCCTAGATGCAAACAAGTTCTATTTTAAGACGGCATCATGCAAGCAATAGCATATGGTCAAAAAGATACCCATTGCAAGTTGATGACCTCCTCAAATCTGAAGATGCTTGATTGTTGTTTCTTAACTGATTGCCGGCAACAGATAAAGAGTATTGATCTGCAAATTTTGACCAACATCAAGTAAAAACAAAAAATTATATACTGACCAGATGAATGATCAGTGTCTTCTTGCAAATGCAATTCAAAGTACTACGTTCAACATGGAAGTTACATCCACTGGAAGCACTGCTATATGCAATTACTATTAACCAATAAGAGAAGGTCCTTAAATTATGGCATAAGAGAGCATGTCTCATGCACTGCACTTCAAAATGGAATCGCCACAAAGTGATGATTTAGCTAACTAAGACCAGCAGTAAAATGTCCAGCCAGTAGGTAATTCAACTTTAGACTTGTAATATAGTGGACCACAGAAGTAATTATAGAATAAAAATGCAACTGGGAATCTGTCTTGCAATATGGTGGAGCATGGAAGTTATGTTATTACACTAAAAAAGAGCAATTGAGAAGCAGGAGCAGCCAAAATTATGTATCTCACGTATAAATTATTTTAGCAGTTGAGTCATTCTTCTGTAGTGGCAATAAGTTTAACACATTACCATTTCTTCCAGTATAATGGAGATATTGCCGTTTCCGTTTTTCTCCTCTCTTTTTTTCAACGTCAGCAACTGCCAATGTAGCCTCCTGCAATCCAGGTTGTAACTTTATAAAATGCACCATATATGCACTACACAATAATGTGGCCTTGGTATGTAAATAGTTAAATGCATTTTCAAAAGTTGGTTGCATGGCTGCTCTCATGACTAGTTAAATAGCAGTCAAGTATAATCAGCATTAATATAGGCAAGAA
This sequence is a window from Aegilops tauschii subsp. strangulata cultivar AL8/78 chromosome 7, Aet v6.0, whole genome shotgun sequence. Protein-coding genes within it:
- the LOC109743783 gene encoding protein TIC 21, chloroplastic, yielding MLALLLSPPAAPPPCLATLRRRPPAPRTSSAPGRAVPALRAAAVPRLAAAGPGAAEPEPAPLSAEEEAKLAQVSKRLEKTARYFKNLGTLAFWSQLVCTTVSAGILSFSAVATGNATSPFTFYATGLGIVAAFVSVFRSFGYIRLSKTLRRTATEPAKAPPRAAVVKNLRNSIVLSVVGMGAAVLGMQATVGALVAKALTTSSVPYYQGISAGQSPVLALDVFLVQASANTILSHFLGLSSSLELLRSVTISPADAGPVPRPA